In Chrysemys picta bellii isolate R12L10 chromosome 3, ASM1138683v2, whole genome shotgun sequence, a single genomic region encodes these proteins:
- the LOC101946696 gene encoding cytochrome c oxidase subunit 7A-related protein, mitochondrial produces the protein MYYKFSGFSQKLVGAVASAAYAPQGLKPLVSTESPALIFGTPTKLASDSPAAVPYSGKNKVPDLQKLFQKADGLPVHLKRGVPDQLLYRTTMALTIGGTIYCLVALYMASQPKSKK, from the exons ATGTATTATAAATTCAGCGGCTTCAGCCAGAAGCTGGTCGGGGCTGTGGCGTCCGCCGCCTACGCCCCCCAG GGACTCAAGCCACTGGTATCCACAGAATCACCAGCTCTGATTTTTGGAACACCAACTAAACTTGCCTCAGATTCGCCAGCAGCTGTTCCTTATTCAGGTAAAAACAAGGTGCCGGACCTCCAGAAGCTATTTCAG AAGGCTGATGGATTGCCAGTACATCTGAAACGAGGAGTTCCTGATCAGCTGCTATATCGGACAACTATGGCTCTAACAATAGGAGGGACCATCTACTGTCTGGTAGCTCTCTACATGGCCTCACAACCAAAATCCAAGAAGTGA